A single genomic interval of Candidatus Bathyarchaeota archaeon harbors:
- a CDS encoding superoxide dismutase, translating into MEPGRLYVLPQLSYGYGDLAPFMSEEQLRIHHSKHHMAYVNGANSILQRLDKARKENAEVDIKSTLKELSFNIGGHLLHSLFWRNLAPPGQGGGRPGGVLGDYIEREFGSFERFQREFSQASMSVEGSGWGALTLCRQTGRPIIMQVEKHNMNVYPMFRILMVLDVFEHAYYIDYKNERAKFVDAFWKIVNWEEVNRRLEEAIK; encoded by the coding sequence ATGGAACCTGGTAGGTTATATGTTTTGCCCCAGCTGAGTTACGGGTATGGAGATCTGGCGCCCTTCATGTCCGAGGAGCAGCTTAGAATACACCACAGTAAGCATCATATGGCTTATGTTAATGGAGCTAATTCCATACTTCAAAGGCTGGATAAGGCTAGGAAAGAGAATGCGGAGGTGGACATCAAATCCACCTTGAAGGAGCTCTCCTTCAACATTGGTGGACATCTGCTCCATTCGCTCTTCTGGAGGAACCTTGCCCCTCCGGGGCAGGGGGGAGGGAGACCGGGAGGGGTTTTAGGGGATTACATAGAGAGGGAGTTTGGAAGCTTTGAACGCTTCCAGAGGGAGTTCTCCCAGGCTTCTATGAGCGTCGAGGGTTCGGGCTGGGGGGCTTTAACCCTATGCAGGCAGACCGGAAGACCAATAATAATGCAGGTAGAGAAGCATAACATGAACGTCTATCCCATGTTCCGAATTCTTATGGTGCTGGATGTCTTTGAACATGCCTACTATATAGACTACAAAAATGAAAGAGCAAAATTTGTTGATGCCTTCTGGAAAATAGTCAACTGGGAAGAAGTAAACAGAAGACTTGAAGAAGCCATAAAATAG